One genomic region from Clarias gariepinus isolate MV-2021 ecotype Netherlands chromosome 22, CGAR_prim_01v2, whole genome shotgun sequence encodes:
- the bcas1 gene encoding breast carcinoma-amplified sequence 1 isoform X6 — MFKKKSELVFPGPEANVSAELQTDSQIPKPTPASVDINGIQVKAPTVSVETSGIQLNSLTVSAESSTPAKDTPKQAGTPNVFNKMFKKKSGLLSLETEANVSADLQTDSQIPKPTPASVDINGIQVKAPTVSVETSGIQVSGVTVSAESSTPAKDTPKQAGTPNVFNKMFKKKSELVFPGPEANVSAELQTDSQIPKPTPASVDINGIQVKAPTVSVETSGIQLNSLTVSAESSTPAKDTPKQAGTPNVFNKMFKKKSGLLSLETEANVSAELQTDSQIPKPTPASVDINGIQVKAPTVSVETSGIQVSGVTVSAESSTPAKDTPKQAGTPNVFNKMFKKKSELVFPGPEANVSAELQTDSQIPKPTPASVDANGIQVKAPTVSVETSGIQVSGVTVSAESSTPAKDTSKQAGTSNVFNKMFKKKSGLPFLETEANVSAELQTDSQIPKPTPASVDINGIQVKAPTVSVETSGIQLNSLTVSAESSTPAKDTPKQAGTPNVFNKMFKKKSGLLSLETEANVSADLQTDSQIPKPTPASVDINGIQVKAPTVSVETSGIQVSGVTVSAESSTPAKDTPKQAGTPNVFNKMFKKKSELVFPGPEANVSAELQTDSQIPKPTPASVDANGIQVKAPTVSVETSGIQVSGVTVSAESSTPAKDTSKQAGTPNMFNKMFKKNSGLLCFEPEANVAAELAIVPKVQTDSQIPEPTDIKASTQPEKQPQGEDPTEVTQDSTQPEQTGTEENSVMNFFKTLVSSTKTTKEATPSPDVSKEQQSHKETPPAPAANLQEASKIPPPPPPAPPKMESKAEPAVKKEEAPVAEAAAGLAKEPETPSKAKTKDSPFGKLFRTKVLLGKKASKGGAKVPAKTSSASAVKEEAKPVGIQVDPSKTSTLEAGAKPEPPPAPKPEDKKAEKKPSPFANLLKPKVLLGQVSSRIHAAASSVAAGISLGAGGAATESKKEAAAAPPAPAEAGPNTKAKEEPKPAAAPAGASSDNKSVGSTDNSSPSGSRKLEKRNSIHLFFKNLGQKRHSDAGVQTEPVAPEKAK; from the exons ATGTTTAAGAAGAAGTCTGAGCTTGTTTTTCCTGGACCTGAGGCTAACGTGTCTGCTGAACTACAGACCGACAGCCAGATACCT AAGCCAACACCAGCATCAGTAGACATTAATGGCATCCAAGTAAAAGCTCCAACTGTGTCTGTGGAAACATCTGGTATTCAATTGAATAGTCTAACTGTATCAGCAGAGTCCAGTACACCAGCCAAAGACACACCTAAACAAGCGGGGACTCCTAATGTGTTCAATAAGATGTTTAAGAAGAAGTCTGGGCTACTGTCTCTTGAAACTGAGGCTAACGTGTCTGCTGATCTACAGACCGACAGCCAGATACCT AAGCCAACACCAGCATCAGTAGACATTAATGGCATCCAAGTAAAAGCTCCAACTGTGTCTGTGGAAACATCTGGTATCCAAGTCAGTGGTGTAACTGTATCAGCAGAGTCCAGTACACCAGCCAAAGACACACCTAAACAAGCCGGGACTCCCAACGTGTTCAATAAGATGTTTAAGAAGAAGTCTGAGCTTGTTTTTCCTGGACCTGAGGCTAACGTGTCTGCTGAACTACAGACCGACAGCCAGATACCT AAACCAACACCAGCATCAGTAGACATTAATGGCATCCAAGTAAAAGCTCCAACTGTGTCTGTGGAAACATCTGGTATCCAATTGAATAGTCTAACTGTATCAGCAGAGTCCAGTACACCAGCCAAAGACACACCTAAACAAGCAGGGACTCCAAACGTGTTCAATAAGATGTTTAAGAAGAAGTCTGGGCTACTGTCTCTTGAAACTGAGGCTAACGTGTCTGCTGAACTACAGACCGACAGTCAGATACCT AAGCCAACACCAGCATCAGTAGACATTAATGGCATCCAAGTAAAAGCTCCAACTGTGTCTGTGGAAACATCTGGTATCCAAGTCAGTGGTGTAACTGTATCAGCAGAGTCCAGTACACCAGCCAAAGACACACCTAAACAAGCGGGGACTCCCAACGTGTTTAATAAGATGTTTAAGAAGAAGTCTGAGCTTGTTTTTCCTGGACCTGAGGCTAACGTGTCTGCTGAACTACAGACCGACAGCCAGATACCT AAGCCAACACCAGCATCAGTAGACGCTAATGGCATTCAAGTAAAAGCTCCAACTGTGTCTGTGGAAACATCTGGTATCCAAGTCAGTGGTGTAACTGTATCAGCAGAGTCCAGTACACCAGCCAAAGACACATCTAAACAAGCGGGGACTTCCAACGTGTTCAATAAGATGTTTAAGAAGAAGTCTGGGCTACCTTTTCTTGAAACTGAGGCTAACGTGTCTGCTGAACTACAGACCGACAGCCAGATACCT AAACCAACACCAGCATCAGTAGACATTAATGGCATCCAAGTAAAAGCTCCAACTGTGTCTGTGGAAACATCTGGTATCCAACTGAATAGTCTAACTGTATCAGCAGAGTCCAGTACACCAGCCAAAGACACACCTAAACAAGCGGGGACTCCAAACGTGTTCAATAAGATGTTTAAGAAGAAGTCTGGGCTACTGTCTCTTGAAACTGAGGCTAACGTGTCTGCTGATCTACAGACCGACAGCCAGATACCT AAGCCAACACCAGCATCAGTAGACATTAATGGCATCCAAGTAAAAGCTCCAACTGTGTCTGTGGAAACATCTGGTATCCAAGTCAGTGGTGTAACTGTATCAGCAGAGTCCAGTACACCAGCCAAAGACACACCTAAACAAGCGGGGACTCCCAACGTGTTTAATAAGATGTTTAAGAAGAAGTCTGAGCTTGTTTTTCCTGGACCTGAGGCTAACGTGTCTGCTGAACTACAGACCGACAGCCAGATACCT AAGCCAACACCAGCATCAGTAGATGCTAATGGCATCCAAGTAAAAGCTCCAACTGTGTCTGTGGAAACATCTGGAATCCAAGTCAGTGGTGTAACTGTATCAGCAGAGTCCAGTACACCAGCCAAAGACACATCTAAACAAGCAGGGACTCCCAACATGTTCAATAAGATGTTTAAGAAGAATTCTGGGCTACTTTGTTTTGAACCTGAGGCTAATGTGGCTGCTGAACTAGCAATTGTCCCTAAAgtacagacagacagccagATTCCT GAGCCTACAGACATAAAGGCAAGTACACAGCCTGAGAAACAGCCACAGGGTGAAGATCCCACTGAGGTCACGCAAGACAGCACCCAACCTGAGCAGACCGGCACCGAGGAAAACTCAGTTATGAActttttcaaaacactt GTGTCTTCAACCAAAACGACGAAAGAAGCGACGCCTAGTCCTGATGTCTCGAAAGAACAACAG tcacacaaagaaactccACCAGCTCCAGCTGCAAAT TTACAGGAAGCATCAAAGATCCCCCCTCCTCCACCACCAGCACCACCCAAGATGGAGAGTAAAGCAGAGCCAGCTGTAAAGAAAGAGGAGGCCCCGGTGGCAGAAGCAGCAGCTGGCTTAGCCAAAGAACCGGAGACCCCCAGCAAAGCCAAAACTAAAGACAGCCCATTTGGCAAACTCTTCCGTACAAAG GTATTGCTAGGCAAGAAGGCATCAAAAGGTGGAGCCAAAGTGCCTGCCAAGACATCATCAGCG TCTGCTGTGAAGGAGGAAGCAAAGCCAGTTGGGATACAG GTAGATCCATCCAAGACCAGCACCCTTGAGGCCGGTGCCAAACCCGAACCTCCCCCAGCACCCAAACCAGAAGACAAGAAGGCAGAGAAAAAGCCCTCACCTTTTGCCAACTTGCTCAAACCAAAG GTATTGCTAGGCCAAGTGAGCTCTAGGATCCATGCAGCTGCATCGAGCGTCGCAGCTGGCATCTCCCTTGGTGCTGGAGGAGCG GCTACAGAGTCCAAGAAGGAAGCTGCTGCAGCTCCCCCTGCACCTGCAGAGGCCGGCCCAAACACCAAGGCCAAAGAAGAGCCCAAACCAGCTGCTGCTCCTGCTGGGGCTTCATCAGACAACAAGTCGGTGGGGAGTACAGATAATTCTTCACCCAGCGGCTCCCGCAAACTAGAGAAGAGAAACTCTATccatcttttctttaaaaacctg GGTCAAAAACGCCATTCTGACGCCGGAGTGCAAACGGAGCCCGTGGCACCGGAGAAGGCCAAATAA
- the bcas1 gene encoding breast carcinoma-amplified sequence 1 isoform X2: MFKKKSELVFPGPEANVSAELQTDSQIPKPTPASVDINGIQVKAPTVSVETSGIQLNSLTVSAESSTPAKDTPKQAGTPNVFNKMFKKKSGLLSLETEANVSADLQTDSQIPKPTPASVDINGIQVKAPTVSVETSGIQVSGVTVSAESSTPAKDTPKQAGTPNVFNKMFKKKSELVFPGPEANVSAELQTDSQIPKPTPASVDINGIQVKAPTVSVETSGIQVSGVTVSAESSTPAKDTPKQAGTPNVFNKMFKKKSELVFPGPEANVSAELQTNSQIPKPTPASVDINGIQVKAPTVSVETSGIQLNSLTVSAESSTPAKDTPKQAGTPNVFNKMFKKKSGLLSLETEANVSAELQTDSQIPKPTPASVDINGIQVKAPTVSVETSGIQVSGVTVSAESSTPAKDTPKQAGTPNVFNKMFKKKSELVFPGPEANVSAELQTDSQIPKPTPASVDANGIQVKAPTVSVETSGIQVSGVTVSAESSTPAKDTSKQAGTSNVFNKMFKKKSGLPFLETEANVSAELQTDSQIPKPTPASVDINGIQVKAPTVSVETSGIQLNSLTVSAESSTPAKDTPKQAGTPNVFNKMFKKKSGLLSLETEANVSADLQTDSQIPKPTPASVDINGIQVKAPTVSVETSGIQVSGVTVSAESSTPAKDTPKQAGTPNVFNKMFKKKSELVFPGPEANVSAELQTDSQIPKPTPASVDANGIQVKAPTVSVETSGIQVSGVTVSAESSTPAKDTSKQAGTPNMFNKMFKKNSGLLCFEPEANVAAELAIVPKVQTDSQIPEPTDIKASTQPEKQPQGEDPTEVTQDSTQPEQTGTEENSVMNFFKTLVSSTKTTKEATPSPDVSKEQQSHKETPPAPAANLQEASKIPPPPPPAPPKMESKAEPAVKKEEAPVAEAAAGLAKEPETPSKAKTKDSPFGKLFRTKSAVKEEAKPVGIQVDPSKTSTLEAGAKPEPPPAPKPEDKKAEKKPSPFANLLKPKVLLGQVSSRIHAAASSVAAGISLGAGGAATESKKEAAAAPPAPAEAGPNTKAKEEPKPAAAPAGASSDNKSVGSTDNSSPSGSRKLEKRNSIHLFFKNLGQKRHSDAGVQTEPVAPEKAK, translated from the exons ATGTTTAAGAAGAAGTCTGAGCTTGTTTTTCCTGGACCTGAGGCTAACGTGTCTGCTGAACTACAGACCGACAGCCAGATACCT AAGCCAACACCAGCATCAGTAGACATTAATGGCATCCAAGTAAAAGCTCCAACTGTGTCTGTGGAAACATCTGGTATTCAATTGAATAGTCTAACTGTATCAGCAGAGTCCAGTACACCAGCCAAAGACACACCTAAACAAGCGGGGACTCCTAATGTGTTCAATAAGATGTTTAAGAAGAAGTCTGGGCTACTGTCTCTTGAAACTGAGGCTAACGTGTCTGCTGATCTACAGACCGACAGCCAGATACCT AAGCCAACACCAGCATCAGTAGACATTAATGGCATCCAAGTAAAAGCTCCAACTGTGTCTGTGGAAACATCTGGTATCCAAGTCAGTGGTGTAACTGTATCAGCAGAGTCCAGTACACCAGCCAAAGACACACCTAAACAAGCCGGGACTCCCAACGTGTTCAATAAGATGTTTAAGAAGAAGTCTGAGCTTGTTTTTCCTGGACCTGAGGCTAACGTGTCTGCTGAACTACAGACCGACAGCCAGATACCT AAGCCAACACCAGCATCAGTAGACATTAATGGCATCCAAGTAAAAGCTCCAACTGTGTCTGTGGAAACATCAGGTATACAAGTCAGTGGTGTAACTGTATCAGCAGAGTCCAGTACACCAGCCAAAGACACACCTAAACAAGCGGGGACTCCCAACGTGTTCAATAAGATGTTTAAGAAGAAGTCTGAGCTTGTTTTTCCTGGACCTGAGGCTAACGTGTCTGCTGAACTACAGACCAACAGCCAGATACCT AAACCAACACCAGCATCAGTAGACATTAATGGCATCCAAGTAAAAGCTCCAACTGTGTCTGTGGAAACATCTGGTATCCAATTGAATAGTCTAACTGTATCAGCAGAGTCCAGTACACCAGCCAAAGACACACCTAAACAAGCAGGGACTCCAAACGTGTTCAATAAGATGTTTAAGAAGAAGTCTGGGCTACTGTCTCTTGAAACTGAGGCTAACGTGTCTGCTGAACTACAGACCGACAGTCAGATACCT AAGCCAACACCAGCATCAGTAGACATTAATGGCATCCAAGTAAAAGCTCCAACTGTGTCTGTGGAAACATCTGGTATCCAAGTCAGTGGTGTAACTGTATCAGCAGAGTCCAGTACACCAGCCAAAGACACACCTAAACAAGCGGGGACTCCCAACGTGTTTAATAAGATGTTTAAGAAGAAGTCTGAGCTTGTTTTTCCTGGACCTGAGGCTAACGTGTCTGCTGAACTACAGACCGACAGCCAGATACCT AAGCCAACACCAGCATCAGTAGACGCTAATGGCATTCAAGTAAAAGCTCCAACTGTGTCTGTGGAAACATCTGGTATCCAAGTCAGTGGTGTAACTGTATCAGCAGAGTCCAGTACACCAGCCAAAGACACATCTAAACAAGCGGGGACTTCCAACGTGTTCAATAAGATGTTTAAGAAGAAGTCTGGGCTACCTTTTCTTGAAACTGAGGCTAACGTGTCTGCTGAACTACAGACCGACAGCCAGATACCT AAACCAACACCAGCATCAGTAGACATTAATGGCATCCAAGTAAAAGCTCCAACTGTGTCTGTGGAAACATCTGGTATCCAACTGAATAGTCTAACTGTATCAGCAGAGTCCAGTACACCAGCCAAAGACACACCTAAACAAGCGGGGACTCCAAACGTGTTCAATAAGATGTTTAAGAAGAAGTCTGGGCTACTGTCTCTTGAAACTGAGGCTAACGTGTCTGCTGATCTACAGACCGACAGCCAGATACCT AAGCCAACACCAGCATCAGTAGACATTAATGGCATCCAAGTAAAAGCTCCAACTGTGTCTGTGGAAACATCTGGTATCCAAGTCAGTGGTGTAACTGTATCAGCAGAGTCCAGTACACCAGCCAAAGACACACCTAAACAAGCGGGGACTCCCAACGTGTTTAATAAGATGTTTAAGAAGAAGTCTGAGCTTGTTTTTCCTGGACCTGAGGCTAACGTGTCTGCTGAACTACAGACCGACAGCCAGATACCT AAGCCAACACCAGCATCAGTAGATGCTAATGGCATCCAAGTAAAAGCTCCAACTGTGTCTGTGGAAACATCTGGAATCCAAGTCAGTGGTGTAACTGTATCAGCAGAGTCCAGTACACCAGCCAAAGACACATCTAAACAAGCAGGGACTCCCAACATGTTCAATAAGATGTTTAAGAAGAATTCTGGGCTACTTTGTTTTGAACCTGAGGCTAATGTGGCTGCTGAACTAGCAATTGTCCCTAAAgtacagacagacagccagATTCCT GAGCCTACAGACATAAAGGCAAGTACACAGCCTGAGAAACAGCCACAGGGTGAAGATCCCACTGAGGTCACGCAAGACAGCACCCAACCTGAGCAGACCGGCACCGAGGAAAACTCAGTTATGAActttttcaaaacactt GTGTCTTCAACCAAAACGACGAAAGAAGCGACGCCTAGTCCTGATGTCTCGAAAGAACAACAG tcacacaaagaaactccACCAGCTCCAGCTGCAAAT TTACAGGAAGCATCAAAGATCCCCCCTCCTCCACCACCAGCACCACCCAAGATGGAGAGTAAAGCAGAGCCAGCTGTAAAGAAAGAGGAGGCCCCGGTGGCAGAAGCAGCAGCTGGCTTAGCCAAAGAACCGGAGACCCCCAGCAAAGCCAAAACTAAAGACAGCCCATTTGGCAAACTCTTCCGTACAAAG TCTGCTGTGAAGGAGGAAGCAAAGCCAGTTGGGATACAG GTAGATCCATCCAAGACCAGCACCCTTGAGGCCGGTGCCAAACCCGAACCTCCCCCAGCACCCAAACCAGAAGACAAGAAGGCAGAGAAAAAGCCCTCACCTTTTGCCAACTTGCTCAAACCAAAG GTATTGCTAGGCCAAGTGAGCTCTAGGATCCATGCAGCTGCATCGAGCGTCGCAGCTGGCATCTCCCTTGGTGCTGGAGGAGCG GCTACAGAGTCCAAGAAGGAAGCTGCTGCAGCTCCCCCTGCACCTGCAGAGGCCGGCCCAAACACCAAGGCCAAAGAAGAGCCCAAACCAGCTGCTGCTCCTGCTGGGGCTTCATCAGACAACAAGTCGGTGGGGAGTACAGATAATTCTTCACCCAGCGGCTCCCGCAAACTAGAGAAGAGAAACTCTATccatcttttctttaaaaacctg GGTCAAAAACGCCATTCTGACGCCGGAGTGCAAACGGAGCCCGTGGCACCGGAGAAGGCCAAATAA
- the bcas1 gene encoding breast carcinoma-amplified sequence 1 isoform X1, giving the protein MFKKKSELVFPGPEANVSAELQTDSQIPKPTPASVDINGIQVKAPTVSVETSGIQLNSLTVSAESSTPAKDTPKQAGTPNVFNKMFKKKSGLLSLETEANVSADLQTDSQIPKPTPASVDINGIQVKAPTVSVETSGIQVSGVTVSAESSTPAKDTPKQAGTPNVFNKMFKKKSELVFPGPEANVSAELQTDSQIPKPTPASVDINGIQVKAPTVSVETSGIQVSGVTVSAESSTPAKDTPKQAGTPNVFNKMFKKKSELVFPGPEANVSAELQTNSQIPKPTPASVDINGIQVKAPTVSVETSGIQLNSLTVSAESSTPAKDTPKQAGTPNVFNKMFKKKSGLLSLETEANVSAELQTDSQIPKPTPASVDINGIQVKAPTVSVETSGIQVSGVTVSAESSTPAKDTPKQAGTPNVFNKMFKKKSELVFPGPEANVSAELQTDSQIPKPTPASVDANGIQVKAPTVSVETSGIQVSGVTVSAESSTPAKDTSKQAGTSNVFNKMFKKKSGLPFLETEANVSAELQTDSQIPKPTPASVDINGIQVKAPTVSVETSGIQLNSLTVSAESSTPAKDTPKQAGTPNVFNKMFKKKSGLLSLETEANVSADLQTDSQIPKPTPASVDINGIQVKAPTVSVETSGIQVSGVTVSAESSTPAKDTPKQAGTPNVFNKMFKKKSELVFPGPEANVSAELQTDSQIPKPTPASVDANGIQVKAPTVSVETSGIQVSGVTVSAESSTPAKDTSKQAGTPNMFNKMFKKNSGLLCFEPEANVAAELAIVPKVQTDSQIPEPTDIKASTQPEKQPQGEDPTEVTQDSTQPEQTGTEENSVMNFFKTLVSSTKTTKEATPSPDVSKEQQSHKETPPAPAANLQEASKIPPPPPPAPPKMESKAEPAVKKEEAPVAEAAAGLAKEPETPSKAKTKDSPFGKLFRTKVLLGKKASKGGAKVPAKTSSASAVKEEAKPVGIQVDPSKTSTLEAGAKPEPPPAPKPEDKKAEKKPSPFANLLKPKVLLGQVSSRIHAAASSVAAGISLGAGGAATESKKEAAAAPPAPAEAGPNTKAKEEPKPAAAPAGASSDNKSVGSTDNSSPSGSRKLEKRNSIHLFFKNLGQKRHSDAGVQTEPVAPEKAK; this is encoded by the exons ATGTTTAAGAAGAAGTCTGAGCTTGTTTTTCCTGGACCTGAGGCTAACGTGTCTGCTGAACTACAGACCGACAGCCAGATACCT AAGCCAACACCAGCATCAGTAGACATTAATGGCATCCAAGTAAAAGCTCCAACTGTGTCTGTGGAAACATCTGGTATTCAATTGAATAGTCTAACTGTATCAGCAGAGTCCAGTACACCAGCCAAAGACACACCTAAACAAGCGGGGACTCCTAATGTGTTCAATAAGATGTTTAAGAAGAAGTCTGGGCTACTGTCTCTTGAAACTGAGGCTAACGTGTCTGCTGATCTACAGACCGACAGCCAGATACCT AAGCCAACACCAGCATCAGTAGACATTAATGGCATCCAAGTAAAAGCTCCAACTGTGTCTGTGGAAACATCTGGTATCCAAGTCAGTGGTGTAACTGTATCAGCAGAGTCCAGTACACCAGCCAAAGACACACCTAAACAAGCCGGGACTCCCAACGTGTTCAATAAGATGTTTAAGAAGAAGTCTGAGCTTGTTTTTCCTGGACCTGAGGCTAACGTGTCTGCTGAACTACAGACCGACAGCCAGATACCT AAGCCAACACCAGCATCAGTAGACATTAATGGCATCCAAGTAAAAGCTCCAACTGTGTCTGTGGAAACATCAGGTATACAAGTCAGTGGTGTAACTGTATCAGCAGAGTCCAGTACACCAGCCAAAGACACACCTAAACAAGCGGGGACTCCCAACGTGTTCAATAAGATGTTTAAGAAGAAGTCTGAGCTTGTTTTTCCTGGACCTGAGGCTAACGTGTCTGCTGAACTACAGACCAACAGCCAGATACCT AAACCAACACCAGCATCAGTAGACATTAATGGCATCCAAGTAAAAGCTCCAACTGTGTCTGTGGAAACATCTGGTATCCAATTGAATAGTCTAACTGTATCAGCAGAGTCCAGTACACCAGCCAAAGACACACCTAAACAAGCAGGGACTCCAAACGTGTTCAATAAGATGTTTAAGAAGAAGTCTGGGCTACTGTCTCTTGAAACTGAGGCTAACGTGTCTGCTGAACTACAGACCGACAGTCAGATACCT AAGCCAACACCAGCATCAGTAGACATTAATGGCATCCAAGTAAAAGCTCCAACTGTGTCTGTGGAAACATCTGGTATCCAAGTCAGTGGTGTAACTGTATCAGCAGAGTCCAGTACACCAGCCAAAGACACACCTAAACAAGCGGGGACTCCCAACGTGTTTAATAAGATGTTTAAGAAGAAGTCTGAGCTTGTTTTTCCTGGACCTGAGGCTAACGTGTCTGCTGAACTACAGACCGACAGCCAGATACCT AAGCCAACACCAGCATCAGTAGACGCTAATGGCATTCAAGTAAAAGCTCCAACTGTGTCTGTGGAAACATCTGGTATCCAAGTCAGTGGTGTAACTGTATCAGCAGAGTCCAGTACACCAGCCAAAGACACATCTAAACAAGCGGGGACTTCCAACGTGTTCAATAAGATGTTTAAGAAGAAGTCTGGGCTACCTTTTCTTGAAACTGAGGCTAACGTGTCTGCTGAACTACAGACCGACAGCCAGATACCT AAACCAACACCAGCATCAGTAGACATTAATGGCATCCAAGTAAAAGCTCCAACTGTGTCTGTGGAAACATCTGGTATCCAACTGAATAGTCTAACTGTATCAGCAGAGTCCAGTACACCAGCCAAAGACACACCTAAACAAGCGGGGACTCCAAACGTGTTCAATAAGATGTTTAAGAAGAAGTCTGGGCTACTGTCTCTTGAAACTGAGGCTAACGTGTCTGCTGATCTACAGACCGACAGCCAGATACCT AAGCCAACACCAGCATCAGTAGACATTAATGGCATCCAAGTAAAAGCTCCAACTGTGTCTGTGGAAACATCTGGTATCCAAGTCAGTGGTGTAACTGTATCAGCAGAGTCCAGTACACCAGCCAAAGACACACCTAAACAAGCGGGGACTCCCAACGTGTTTAATAAGATGTTTAAGAAGAAGTCTGAGCTTGTTTTTCCTGGACCTGAGGCTAACGTGTCTGCTGAACTACAGACCGACAGCCAGATACCT AAGCCAACACCAGCATCAGTAGATGCTAATGGCATCCAAGTAAAAGCTCCAACTGTGTCTGTGGAAACATCTGGAATCCAAGTCAGTGGTGTAACTGTATCAGCAGAGTCCAGTACACCAGCCAAAGACACATCTAAACAAGCAGGGACTCCCAACATGTTCAATAAGATGTTTAAGAAGAATTCTGGGCTACTTTGTTTTGAACCTGAGGCTAATGTGGCTGCTGAACTAGCAATTGTCCCTAAAgtacagacagacagccagATTCCT GAGCCTACAGACATAAAGGCAAGTACACAGCCTGAGAAACAGCCACAGGGTGAAGATCCCACTGAGGTCACGCAAGACAGCACCCAACCTGAGCAGACCGGCACCGAGGAAAACTCAGTTATGAActttttcaaaacactt GTGTCTTCAACCAAAACGACGAAAGAAGCGACGCCTAGTCCTGATGTCTCGAAAGAACAACAG tcacacaaagaaactccACCAGCTCCAGCTGCAAAT TTACAGGAAGCATCAAAGATCCCCCCTCCTCCACCACCAGCACCACCCAAGATGGAGAGTAAAGCAGAGCCAGCTGTAAAGAAAGAGGAGGCCCCGGTGGCAGAAGCAGCAGCTGGCTTAGCCAAAGAACCGGAGACCCCCAGCAAAGCCAAAACTAAAGACAGCCCATTTGGCAAACTCTTCCGTACAAAG GTATTGCTAGGCAAGAAGGCATCAAAAGGTGGAGCCAAAGTGCCTGCCAAGACATCATCAGCG TCTGCTGTGAAGGAGGAAGCAAAGCCAGTTGGGATACAG GTAGATCCATCCAAGACCAGCACCCTTGAGGCCGGTGCCAAACCCGAACCTCCCCCAGCACCCAAACCAGAAGACAAGAAGGCAGAGAAAAAGCCCTCACCTTTTGCCAACTTGCTCAAACCAAAG GTATTGCTAGGCCAAGTGAGCTCTAGGATCCATGCAGCTGCATCGAGCGTCGCAGCTGGCATCTCCCTTGGTGCTGGAGGAGCG GCTACAGAGTCCAAGAAGGAAGCTGCTGCAGCTCCCCCTGCACCTGCAGAGGCCGGCCCAAACACCAAGGCCAAAGAAGAGCCCAAACCAGCTGCTGCTCCTGCTGGGGCTTCATCAGACAACAAGTCGGTGGGGAGTACAGATAATTCTTCACCCAGCGGCTCCCGCAAACTAGAGAAGAGAAACTCTATccatcttttctttaaaaacctg GGTCAAAAACGCCATTCTGACGCCGGAGTGCAAACGGAGCCCGTGGCACCGGAGAAGGCCAAATAA